A stretch of the Hyperolius riggenbachi isolate aHypRig1 chromosome 11, aHypRig1.pri, whole genome shotgun sequence genome encodes the following:
- the LOC137538669 gene encoding mucin-2-like, producing MLPYFSPLCIPSKESLLPKSHLTKTRHLSAVPDTSRTLAVPDTSRTLAVPDTSSTPAVPDTSSTPALPDTSSTPAVPDTSSTPAVPDTSSKPALPDTSSKPAVADTSSTSVVPDTSRTPAVPDTSSTPAVPDTSSTPTVPDTSSTPAVPDTSSTPAVPDTSSTPALPDTSSTPALPDTSSTPALPNTSSTPVVADTSSTQAVPDTSSTPAVPDTSSTPVLTDTSSTPAVPDTSSASAGPDTSSTPARPETSSTPAVPDTSRTPAVPDTSSTPAVPDTSSTPAVPDTSSTPAVPDTLSTPAVPDTSRTPAVPDTSRTPAVPDTYSTPAVPDTSSTPAAPDTSSTPAVPDTSSTPGVPDTSSKPAVPDTSSTPAAPDTSSTSAVPDISSTPAVPDTSSTPALPDTSSTPAVPDTSSTSAGPDTSSTPARPDTSSTPAVPDTNRTPAVPDTSRTPAVPDTSRTPAVPDTSSTPAVPDTSSTPAVPDTSSTPAVPDTSSTPAVPDTSRTPAVPDTSRTPAVPDTSRTPAVPDTSRTAAVPDTYSTPAVPDTSSTPAVPNTSSTPAAPDTSSTPGVPYKSSTPVVPDTSSTPRVPDTSSKPAVPDTSSTPAVPDTRSTPAVPDTSSTPAVPDTSSTPAVPDTRSTLAVPDTSSTPAVPDTSSTPAVPDTSSTPAVPDTSSTPAVPDTSSTPAVPDTSSTPAVPDTSSTPAVPDISSTSAVPDKSSTPAVPDTGSTRSMPVGPDTSSMPVGPDTSSMPAVPYKSSTPAVLDTSSTPAVPDTSSTPAIPDASSTPAVPDTSSTPAVPDTSSTPAVPDTSSTPAVPDTSSTPAVPDTSSTPAVPDTSSTPAVPDTSSTPAVPDTSSMPVVPDTSSTPAVPDTSSMPVVPDISRTPAVPDTSSTPAVPDTSSKPARYQTQVERQQYQTQAALQRYQTQAAHQRTPAVPDTSSTPAVPDTSSTPAVPDTRSTPAVPDTSSTPAVPDTSSTPAVPDTRSTPAIPDTSSTPAVPDTSSTPAVPDTSSTPLAVPDTSSTPAVPDTSSTPAVPDTSSTLAVPDTSSTPAVPDTSSTPALPDTRSTPAVADTSSTSVVPDTSSTPAVPDTSSTPAVPDTSSTPTVPDTSSTPAVPDTSSTPAVPDTSSTPALPDTSSTPALPDTSSTPALPDTSSTPALPDTSSTSAVADTSSTSVVPDTSSTPALPDTSSTQAVPDTSSTPAVPDTRSTPALPDTSSTAAVPDTSSTSAGPNTSSTPARPDTSSTPALPDTSSTPALPDTSSTPALPDTSSTSAVADTSSTSVVPDTSSTPALPDTSSTQAVPDTSSTPAVPDTLSTPAVPDTSRTPAVPDTSRTPAVPDTYSTPAVPDTSSTPAAPDTSSTPAVPDTSSTPGVPDTSSKPAVPDTSSTPAAPDTSSTSAVPDISSTPAVPDTSSTPALPDTSSTPAVPDTSSTSAGPDTSSTPARPDTSSTPAVPDTSRTPAVPDTSRTPAVPDTSRTPAVPDTSSTPAVPDTSSTPAVPDTSSTPAVPDTRSTPAVPDTSRTPAVPDTSRTPAVPDTSRTPAVPDTSRTAAVPDTYSTPAVPDTSSTPAVPNTSSTPAAPDTSSTPGVPYKSSTPVVPDTSSTPAVPDTSSTPAVPDTSSTPAVPDTSSTPAVPDTSSTPAVPDTSSTPAVPDISSTSAVPDKSSTPAVPDTGSTRSMPVGPDTSSMPVGPDTSSMPAVPNTSSTPAAPDTSSTPVVPYKSSTPAVLDTSSTPAVPDTSSTPAIPDASSTPAVPDTSSTPAVPDTSSTPAVPDTSSTPAVPDTSSTPAVPDTSSTPAVPDTSSTPAVPDTSSTPAVPDTSSMPVVPDTSSTPAVPDTSSMPVVPDTSRTPAVPDTSSTPAVPDTSSKPAVPDTSRTSAVPDTSSTTAVPDTSSTPARYQTQVERQRYQTQVERQRYQTQVERQQYQTHIARQRYQTQVARQRHQTQAAHQRYQTQAARQEYQTQAASQRYQTQAARQPHQTQVAHQQYQTQVARRQYQTQVARQRYQTQVERQRYPTQVERQRYQTQVERQRYQTQVERQQYQTHIARQRYQTQVARQRHQAQAAHQRYQTQAARQEYQTQAASQRYQTQAARQRHQTQVAHQQYQTQVARRQYQTQAACQWDQTQVVASSTRHK from the exons ATGCTCCCATATTTCAGCCCTCTCTGTATTCCATCTAAAGAGAGCCTGCTGCCGAAATCACACTTGACAAAAACAAGGCACTTGtcagcggtaccagacacaagtagAACGCtagcggtaccagacacaagtagAACGCtagcggtaccagacacaagtagcacgccagcggtaccagacacaagtagCACGCCGGCGCtaccagacacaagcagcacgccagcggtaccagacacaagcagcacgccagcggtaccagacacaagcagcaAGCCGGCGCTACCAGACACAAGCAGCAAACCAGCGGTAGCAGACACAAGCAGCACGTCAGTGGTACCAGACACAAGTAGAACgccagcggtaccagacacaagcagcacaccagcggtaccagacacaagtagCACACCAAcggtaccagacacaagcagcacgccagcggtaccagacacaagcagcacgccagcggtaccagacacaagcagcacGCCGGCGCtaccagacacaagcagcacGCCGGCGCtaccagacacaagcagcacGCCGGCGCTACCAAACACAAGCAGCACACCAGTGGTAGCAGACACAAGCAGCACACaagcggtaccagacacaagtagcacgccggcggtaccagacacaagtagCACGCCGGTGCTAACAGACACAAGCAGCACaccagcggtaccagacacaagcagcGCGTCAGCAGGACCAGACACAAGTAGCACGCCGGCgcgaccagaaacaagcagcacaccagcggtaccagacacaagtagaacgccagcggtaccagacacaagtagcacgccagcggtaccagacacaagtagcacaccagcggtaccagacacaagtagcacgccagcggtaccagacacacTAAGCACgccagcggtaccagacacaagtagaactccagcggtaccagacacaagtagaacgccagcggtaccagacacatATAGCACgccagcggtaccagacacaagtagCACACCAGCGGcaccagacacaagcagcacaccagcggtaccagacacaagcagcacGCCAGGAgtaccagacacaagcagcaagccagcggtaccagacacaagcagcacGCCAGCGGCACCAGACACAAGTAGCACATCAGCGGTACCAGACATAAGTAGCACGCCggcggtaccagacacaagtagCACGCCGGCGCtaccagacacaagcagcacaccagcggtaccagacacaagcagcacGTCAGCAGGACCAGACACAAGTAGCACGCCGGCGCGACCAGACACAAGCAGCACaccagcggtaccagacacaaaTAGAACgccagcggtaccagacacaagtagAACGCCAGCGGTACCAGACACGAGTAGAACGCCAGCGGTACCAGACACTAGTAGCACgccagcggtaccagacacaagtagcacaccagcggtaccagacacaagtagcacgccagcggtaccagacacaagtagcacgccagcggtaccagacacaagtagAACGCCAGCGGTACCCGACACAAGTAGAACgccagcggtaccagacacaagtagaacgccagcggtaccagacacaagtagAACGGCAGCAGTACCAGACACATATAGCACgccagcggtaccagacacaagtagCACGCCAGCGGTACCAAACACAAGTAGCACGCCAGCGGCACCAGACACCAGTAGCACGCCAGGAGTACCATACAAAAGCAGCACGCCAGTggtaccagacacaagcagcacGCCAAGAgtaccagacacaagcagcaagccagcggtaccagacacaagcagcacGCCAGCAGTACCAGACACAAGGAGCACaccagcggtaccagacacaagcagcacaccagcggtaccagacacaagtagcacaccagcggtaccagacacaaggAGCACACtagcggtaccagacacaagcagcacgccagcggtaccagacacaagcagcacaccagcggtaccagacacaagcagcacaccagcggtaccagacacaagcagcacGCCAGCAGTACCAGACACAAGTAGCACGCCAGCAGTACCGGACACAAGTAGCACGCCAGCAGTACCAGACACAAGTAGCACGCCGGCAGTACCAGACATAAGCAGCACATCAGCGGTACCAGACAAGAGCAGCACACCAGCGGTACCAGACACTGGTAGCACACGCAGCATGCCAGTGGGACCAGACACAAGTAGCATGCCAGTGGGACCAGACACAAGTAGCATGCCAGCGGTACCATACAAAAGCAGCACGCCAGCGGTACTAGACACAAGCAGCACgccagcggtaccagacacaagcagcacACCAGCGATACCAGACGCAAGCAGCACaccagcggtaccagacacaagtagcacaccagcggtaccagacacaagcagcacaccagcggtaccagacacaagcagcacaccagcggtaccagacacaagcagcacgccagcggtaccagacacaagcagcacGCCGGCAgtaccagacacaagcagcacACCGGCAGTACCAGACACAAGTAGCACACCggcggtaccagacacaagcagcatgccagtggtaccagacacaagtagcacgccggcggtaccagacacaagcagcaTGCCGGTGGTACCAGACATAAGTAGAACGCCAGCAgtaccagacacaagcagcacgccagcggtaccagacacaagtagCAAGCCAGCgcggtaccagacacaagtagAACGTCAGCAgtaccagacacaagcagcactacagcggtaccagacacaagcagcacaccagcg cacgccagcggtaccagacacaagcagcacgccagcggtaccagacacaagcagcacGCCAGCAGTACCAGACACAAGGAGCACaccagcggtaccagacacaagcagcacaccagcggtaccagacacaagcagcacGCCAGCAGTACCAGACACAAGGAGCACACCAGCGAtaccagacacaagcagcacaccagcggtaccagacacaagcagcacaccagcggtaccagacacaagcagcacGCCACTAGCAgtaccagacacaagcagcacaccagcggtaccagacacaagcagcacaccagcggtaccagacacaagcagcacGCTAGCAgtaccagacacaagcagcacgccagcggtaccagacacaagcagcacGCCGGCGCTACCAGACACAAGAAGCACACCAGCGGTAGCAGACACAAGCAGCACGTCAGTGGTACCAGACACAAGTAGCACgccagcggtaccagacacaagcagcacaccagcggtaccagacacaagtagCACACCAAcggtaccagacacaagcagcacgccagcggtaccagacacaagcagcacgccagcggtaccagacacaagcagcacGCCGGCGCtaccagacacaagcagcacGCCGGCGCtaccagacacaagcagcacGCCAGCGCtaccagacacaagcagcacGCCAGCGCtaccagacacaagcagcacATCAGCGGTAGCAGACACAAGCAGCACGTCAGTGGTACCAGACACAAGTAGCACGCCGGCGCTACCGGACACAAGCAGCACACaagcggtaccagacacaagtagCACGCCGGCGGTACCAGACACACGTAGCACGCCGGCGCtaccagacacaagcagcacagcagcggtaccagacacaagcagcacGTCAGCAGGACCAAACACAAGTAGCACGCCGGCGCGACCAGACACAAGCAGCACGCCGGCGCtaccagacacaagcagcacGCCAGCGCtaccagacacaagcagcacGCCAGCGCtaccagacacaagcagcacATCAGCGGTAGCAGACACAAGCAGCACGTCAGTGGTACCAGACACAAGTAGCACGCCGGCGCTACCGGACACAAGCAGCACACaagcggtaccagacacaagtagcacgccagcggtaccagacacacTAAGCACgccagcggtaccagacacaagtagaacgccagcggtaccagacacaagtagaacgccagcggtaccagacacatATAGCACgccagcggtaccagacacaagtagCACACCAGCGGcaccagacacaagcagcacaccagcggtaccagacacaagcagcacGCCAGGAgtaccagacacaagcagcaagccagcggtaccagacacaagcagcacGCCAGCGGCACCAGACACAAGTAGCACATCAGCGGTACCAGACATAAGTAGCACGCCggcggtaccagacacaagtagCACGCCGGCGCtaccagacacaagcagcacaccagcggtaccagacacaagcagcacGTCAGCAGGACCAGACACAAGTAGCACGCCGGCGCGACCAGACACAAGCAGCACaccagcggtaccagacacaagtagaacgccagcggtaccagacacaagtagAACGCCAGCGGTACCAGACACGAGTAGAACGCCAGCGGTACCAGACACGAGTAGCACgccagcggtaccagacacaagtagcacaccagcggtaccagacacaagtagcacgccagcggtaccagacacaagaagcacgccagcggtaccagacacaagtagAACGCCAGCGGTACCCGACACAAGTAGAACgccagcggtaccagacacaagtagaacgccagcggtaccagacacaagtagAACGGCAGCAGTACCAGACACATATAGCACgccagcggtaccagacacaagtagCACGCCAGCGGTACCAAACACAAGTAGCACGCCAGCGGCACCAGACACCAGTAGCACGCCAGGAGTACCATACAAAAGCAGCACGCCAGTggtaccagacacaagcagcacgccagcggtaccagacacaagcagcacaccagcggtaccagacacaagcagcacGCCAGCAGTACCAGACACAAGTAGCACGCCAGCAGTACCGGACACAAGTAGCACGCCAGCAGTACCAGACACAAGTAGCACGCCGGCAGTACCAGACATAAGCAGCACATCAGCGGTACCAGACAAGAGCAGCACACCAGCGGTACCAGACACTGGTAGCACACGCAGCATGCCAGTGGGACCAGACACAAGTAGCATGCCAGTGGGACCAGACACAAGTAGCATGCCAGCGGTACCAAACACAAGTAGCACGCCAGCGGCACCAGACACAAGTAGCACTCCAGTGGTACCATACAAAAGCAGCACGCCAGCGGTACTAGACACAAGCAGCACgccagcggtaccagacacaagcagcacACCAGCGATACCAGACGCAAGCAGCACaccagcggtaccagacacaagtagcacaccagcggtaccagacacaagcagcacaccagcggtaccagacacaagcagcacaccagcggtaccagacacaagcagcacgccagcggtaccagacacaagcagcacGCCGGCAgtaccagacacaagcagcacACCGGCAGTACCAGACACAAGTAGCACACCGGCGGTGCCAGACACAAGCAGCATGCCAGTGGTACCAGACACAAGTAGCACGCCggcggtaccagacacaagcagcaTGCCGGTGGTACCAGACACAAGTAGAACGCCAGCAgtaccagacacaagcagcacgccagcggtaccagacacaagtagcaagccagcggtaccagacacaagtagAACGTCAGCAgtaccagacacaagcagcactacagcggtaccagacacaagcagcacaccagcg cggtaccagacacaagtagaacgccagcggtaccagacacaagtagaacgccagcggtaccagacacaagtagAACGGCAGCAGTACCAGACACATATAGCACgccagcggtaccagacacaagtagCACGCCAGCGGcaccagacacaagcagcacaccagcggtaccagacacaagcagcacGCCAAGAgtaccagacacaagcagcaagccagcggtaccagacacaagcagcacGCCAGCCGCACCAGACACAAGTAGCACATCAGCAGTACCAGACACAAGTAGCACGCCGGCAGTACCAGACACAAGTAGCACgccagcggtaccagacacaagtagAACGCCAGCGGTACCCGACACAAGTAGAACgccagcggtaccagacacaagtagaacgccagcggtaccagacacaagtagAACGGCAGCAGTACCAGACACATATAGCACgccagcggtaccagacacaagtagCACGCCAGCGGCATCAGGCACAAGCAGCACaccagcggtaccagacacaagcagcacGCCAAGAgtaccagacacaagcagcaagccagcggtaccagacacaagcagcacGCCAGCGGCACCAGACACAAGTAGCACATCAGCAGTACCAGACACAAGTAGCACGCCGGCAgtaccagacacaagcagcaTGCCAGTGGGACCAGACACAAGTAGTTGCCAGCAGTACCAGACACAAGTAG